The Niabella beijingensis genomic interval CGGTCACGGGTATTTTTAATACAAAGTCTATCTGGTTATTCATCAAAAGCGACCGTTTGACCGGGAGAATAAACCTCTCCGGAATAATTGGGATCTTTTCTTACCGTAGTGCCTTTTATTTTTACAGTGATGTGGTATTTCCTCTTTGCATCCGGATCCTCCAGTGGTTTATCCGGTACCTCATAGGTAAATGTTGTCGGAGCATTGTCCAGGGTAGTGCTAAAGGGTGAAAAACTGGCCAGGCTCGGCTGGATCTCTTTTACCAGAATGAACACACTGACTGGTTGCTCAATGCTCTCCGGCAACGCCGGAATGTTCCAGGTCAGTTTCATCGTGGAATCCGTCAGCTTTTGCAATGTCAGATTTTCTACAGGAGGCAGACTTATGCTTCCTTCTTTCCGGTCTGTAATTTCTCTTTTATTACAGGCCACCAGTAAAAAAAAGCAACCAGCAAAAATAAATGCTTTCATAATCGATCGTTTTAATATCCGGGATTTTGTTTGTAACCACCATGCGACCAGTTCATCTGGGGCTGCGGAATGGGCAGGTATTCGTCTCTTCCGGCAGTAAAATGCGCCTGACCGAACCAGTCGAAACGTCCCCGTTCTTTTGCAAAATGCGCATTCATCACCGGTTCCAGCTGGCCCCAGCGCATCAGGTCGAAAAAACGCCGTCCCTCGCAGGCCGTTTCCAGCCGGTTCTCCCACATCAGGGCATTCCAGGCGAAATCCTTATTCCAGGTACAGTTTACGCCAGGCTGATAAAGTGCCACATGGTATTTCATCCAGTAAGTACCATCCGGTTTTTTCAATCTGCTGGTGCTTTTGGCAGCACGCTCTCTTACCCGGTTGATTAACTGTAATGCACCCATCAAATTCCCTTGCTGGATCAGGATCTCCGCTTTCCACAACAACACTTCCGAATAGCGGATCACTTTCTCATTTAAACTATTGTAGGTATAGAACGGTTTGTACAGGCAATTACAATTAGGTTCCACCTGTTCTTTTTTTGAATTAAAAAATCCATACTGGAACGGAGACCGGGAACCACCTTCTTCATACAGGATACTGTTATCGTACTTCCAGGGATATCCCGGAATGGAAGCCGTATGACTAAGCCGCGGATCAAAATCATGCGTCTTAAAATAGTTGATATAGGCTTCATTTTTCAGCTCTGTATTGTTATAGTTCACAAAATCGGGCAGTCCATTCCCATCGGTTTTAAATGCATTGATCAGCGTATGGGTCACCTTATGGAAGTCGCAGCAGGGGAACTTCCCGGCCCACCAGGGGGCATTCAGTTCATTGCCGATATTTGTCATTCCTCCTGTCCATTCGTGCACCCCGCTGTTAGAGATCGAATACTGCAACTCCCAGATCGATTCCTTTGTTGTATTATCATAATCCACGATATAATTTTCCGCAAAATCGGGTTGCAGGTCAAACAGCGCACCATCCTTAGCAGTGATCACATTGATATGCTCCAGGGCCCGGTTCAATGTGCCCTGGTTGATATTGACAACCTGGTGCCGGTCGTTCTGCTCGTAAGCCCTGAACAACAACGCTTTGGCGGCCAGCGCATGGGCAGCATATTTTGTAGGGCGCCCCACATCCTGCTGATTATCCGGTAAAACATTGGCAGCGTATTCCAGATCTTCTATAATCTTGTCCCAAAGCCCCAGATCATTCTTCATGGAATCCGGGCGGTTGGAAATGCCTTCCACCATCACAGCATCTTCCGGGGTCGTTTCATCGATCCAGGGAATGTATTTCCAGCGCAGTTTCATTCCCAGGTAGATCCATCCCCTCACAAATCGCATTTCTGCGATGCGCTGCGGTTTTGTCGGAAGCGCTGTTTCATCCAGTTGCTCCAGCCTGCGCAGCGCTATATTGGTCCTGCTGACTCCGCTATAGCCTCTGTACCAGGGTCCGTCATTGTTGCCTACATTCGGCGTCAACAGCGTAAAGATCTCCATCTCATGCCAGGGTACCTGGTCATTCAAACCGCCGCCACCTTTATAGGAATCGTCCGATCGTACATCCTGTATCCAGGGGTTGTGCGTATCGCCGTATCCCAGGGTTGGCATATAAGCATAGGCCGCAATCACGAACTTCTCGGCATCTGCTGGAGTTGTTATTTGGGATTCAGACAACACTCCCTTGGGATTTACATCCAGAAAGCCTTTGCAGGAAGCTCCCGTCAACATAATGACCGCAAGCGCATAATAAATTTTATATTGTTTCATAATGAACATGCATTTTAAAAGGTTACATTAACTCCGAACCGTGCTGTGAATGGCATAAGATACCCGCCGTATGGTCTTCCTCCGGTTGGATTCGGCGAAATATTCGGGATTTCCGGATCCGGACCTGTGAATGCATTATCTCCCCAGGATTTTTTTATGGTGAACAGATTTTGCGCTGCCAGGTAGATCCGGAAACGGCTCATGCTCCATTTATTGATCAGCTGCTGGGGAAAACTATAGCCCAGCTCCAGTGTCCGCATTTTTACATAACTCCCGCTTTCTACAAAATAGGTGGAAAGCCGGCCTTCTCCGTTTGCATTACCGCGTGTCAATGCAGGAATGTCTGAATTTGGATTACCGGGCGACCAGGCATCCAGAACACGTGCCGTGTGGTTCCGGTCGTTCTGTACACCGATGTTCCACAGATCAGTCAGCTGTTTCCAGTCATTCACTACATCATTCCCAAATACACCCTGGATAAAAAAAGACAGATCGAAATTTTTATACCTTGCGTCAAAGTTTAACCCCGCCATCAGGTCCGGGTCTGAAACCCCGATCCAGGTACGGTCGTAGATCTCATCGATCTTCCCGTCCCCGTTCAGGTCTTTGTAACGGATCCGGCCCAGTCCTTTACCGGGCTGCTCCGGAGAATTATCTACTTCCTCCTGCGTTTTAAAAATGCCATCTGCCACCAGACCATAAATCGAACCAATCGGCCTTCCCAGAATATTATCTGACAATCCATTACCGCCATATTGAAATACGACGTTCTGAGGCAATGATGTGATCTTGTTGCTATAGGCCGCTGCATTGGCGGTAATATTATAATAAAAATCTTTTTTTGTATCCTGCCATCCGATTGCCAGTTCAAATCCCTTGTTGGACATATCTGCCGCATTAATCGACCGGAAGCCCCCTTCACCCAGGGCGGCGATATAGGGAGGATCCGGAATCAACATATCGGAACTTTTCTTATTAAACCAGTCAAAGGAACCGGTAAGCCTGTTATTTAAAAATCCAAAGTCTATACCGATATTTGTTTGGGTGGTTGTTTCCCATTTCAGATCAGGGTTACCGATCCGGTCTCTGCGATAACCGGATGGGATAGCCCCGGATCCAAGCCCGCTGATATCATAAGAAGTTATATTTGCATCGGTCTTATATAAATTTACGAGCCTTCCTGCCGAAAGAGGTGCCTGGTTACCATTCTGGCCCCAGCCCGCTCTCAGTTTCAGGTCTGAAAAAATATTTTTTATTCCCGAGAAAAATGATTCACTGGTCAGGCGCCATCCTCCGGAGAAGGCCGGAAAGGTACCATAACGGTTATTCGGACCAAATACGGAAGAACCATCCCTTCGCAGGGTAGCCGATAATAAATATCTTGAATCATAATCGTAGTTGATCTTTCCAAAATAAGAAAGGAGTGTGCGTTCATCACCGCTGCCCCCGGCTTCGATCCTGCTGCCGCTTGCCGCGTCTAAATACGCGTAATCCCTTGTCTGGAGTGCGATATCAGACCGGTAACCTCTTAAATCTTCCCTTATAAATCGGTAAGACTCGATACCGCCTAAAATATCTATTTTATTTTTTCCTAATACCAGATTATATAAAAGCGTGTTGGTCCAGGTTTGACCGAGTTGCTGCCAGTTTAATTGTTCGACCCCGCTGATGTCGTCAAACTTACCCCCGGCTTCCTCCCATGTGGGATCAATATAACGCTGGTACCACATGCCATAGTCCAATCCATATTGTGTTTTGAAGGACAGGTTCTTTAAAATTTTTAATTCGGCATAAACACTTCCCAGCACTTTCAAAAAATTAGGAACATTCTCTTTACCGACTGTCAGTTCCCTGACAGGATTGTTAAAGTCATCCATACCCAGTTTCATGGCCACCCCGCCCCACATCCCGTCATTGGCATACACAGGTATATTAGGGGGCATCACCAGGAATGCATAATTGGCATTGGCGTCCTTCATCCTCAGCTGGGTAATCGTTAAATTTTCACCAATTGTCAGGCGACCTTTTATTAATTCATATTCATTATTAAACCGCGCAGACAACCTCCTCAGAAAGGAAGTGATCTGAGTTCCCTCATTATTGTAATAGTTTAAAGAAAACAAACTTGTTAACCGCTCTCCGCCTCCCGTAATGGTCAGCTGATGATTTTGCTGAATGCCGGTGCGGGTGCCTTCCTTATACCAGTTGGTGTTGGCAGAGGGCATGGTCTTTGTTTCATTCAGCCATTCAGGCTGTATAACTTTATTAAGCACAGGAACACCATGGGCATCGTAACTCCAATCATAATTATAAAACCGAACAGCGGTAGCAGGATCATTGCCGTCATTGACCGTTGCCTGCCAGAGAGCCCGCCCATACCCTTCCGCATCCAGCATCTTCGGCACGCGGGTCATTTTTGAAAACCCCACATAGCTTTCATAACTGACAGTCGGTGTTCCTTTTTTTCCTTTCCGGGTAGTGATAAGAATCACCCCTCCTGCCGCACGCGAGCCATAGATCGATGCGGAAGACGCATCTTTGAGGATCTGCATTGATTCGATATCAGCGGGGTTAATATCCCTTAAGGTGATATTGACCGGCTGGCCGTCCAGGACGATCAGCGGCGGGGAGCCGTTGATGGAAGTGATCCCCCGGATGTTTACCGACACATTATCAGTAGGATTCCCGTCCGTCCTTATGTACACACCAGGCACCTTGCCTTGTATCGAACGCAGCACATCCGCGCTCGGATTCTTGGCAATAGCGGAACGCCCTACCACACTTACTGCACCCGTAAGATCTGCTTTTCGCTGGGTCATATAACCGGTATTGACCACCACCACTTCCAGCGACTCCGGATCCGTTGCCATTTTTATCGTTATTTCGGTATCGGTACCGATCGTATACTCCTGGGTTTCTTTGCCTACATAAGTAAAGATCAGCGTACCTGCGCTGTCCGGAACCGTGATCTGGAACCGGCCGTCTGCACCCGTTTGCGTTACCGCATTATGGCCTTTTACGGCCACACTGACGCCCGGTAATTTTTCACCCGAGTCGTCCGATACGCTTCCCTGCAGCTGCCGTTGTTGAGCCAGGGAAGGCAGGGCTGCAGCAATAATAAAAAACAGGAGAAATAGCTTACTTAATCGTTTCAGCAAGTGACGATAACTCACGGGGGCCGCCGTTGTTTTTTTGAACATCATAAGACAAGACTTTACGTGTATATATTAATAAATACCGATTGTCCCTACCGGACCTCTCTGCCTGGTGTTGAGCGTGCACCGGACGTTTCTGCCTTTTCGTTAACTAGTGGCTCAAAAAGCCAATTTATAGCTTAATCGTTTAAACAAATGTATTGTTTTTTTTCTTTCTTCACAAATCTTTTTTTTGTTTCAGAAACTACGCTGTCAACTATTTCCGGCTCAGCACTTTTTCCAATGCATCCCGGATCCACTGCTCGCTTTTGGGAAAATCTTCATAGGTACGCAACGGCGCCAGCAAGGGGTCATCCGGACTTATACCCGCTGTTTGCAGGATGGCATAGTCCTGAAGGGATTCGGCAAAGACTTCCCAGCGGATGGAATCAAAGGGGCCATCCGGGCCGGGATACACGGCAAACGGATCTCCGGAAGCAATACCGGGATAAGCATAGGCCGACCCTTCCGTAAAAGGATCCCCTGCTTCTTCCTTGTCCAGCTTGTACCAGAAATTATATCCCCAGTGCAAAAAACCCTGCGCCTTTAAATGATAGAACAGCCAGCCGCTCATCCGTAATTTGGGCAGGGGTGTATCATACAACCGGTTCAGCCATTTGTTGCGGGGGCCCGTGCAGAAATAGACCCAATGTGGGATATTCTCCTTGCGGTAAGCCTCATCCGAACTGATAATGGGCACGGGAATATCCGTAAGATGCTCGCGGCCATACCGCACATCACTCAGCGCATCCATTACCTTCATCCAGGGCGCCAGCCGGTGCAGCACGGCTCTCGCTTTTTTATAGTTGTCAACATGCTCCGACCAGGGTTCGTCCGACAGATGAAAATAGGAATCTTCCAGCAGCCGTTCTTTCACCAGAAAGGCGTGCAGCTGCGGCAGGTACTGTTCCAGGAAACCGATATATACCGGTGACATGGCCGGCAGGTTCTCATCCCAGAGCAACTTATGCTGACCGTTTTCTTCCTTGTAAATATGCATGGCATCCTGTACGCCCCAATAGAGCCAGAGATGCGCCCACTCAAATTTCCGGTAACCCAGTTCCCGGCACATATCCACGAACCGCTTGATCCGCGACCAGTCAAACTCATATTTTCCGGGGTATGGTTCCTTTACGATCAGCATCTGGCAGGGTTCTTTAAAGATGGCGCGCAGTTCAAAAAAGTTCTGGATAAAGGCCACATCATTTCCATGTTCGATCAGATTTTTCATACAGGCCCGGGTCAGCTGCCACCAGCGCTCGTCAAACATTTTTGTTTTGTATTGCAAGGCGATGGCCTCACCCCGCCACCAGTGGGTCACATAAAAATCTTTCCGTGGCTGCAGCACCAGCCGGCTTGCATTTACGGCCACCTCCAGCACCCGGTTCTTTTCTTCCTTACCTTCTTTCCATTTCAAACGCACCCGGTAGCGGTGCAGCCCGGGTTCCAGTGCTGCGGGGATCGTAAGCGTGATCCAGAACGACCGGCTCTCATAAGGATTTGCCGCTGCCTCGCTGACCGGATATAGCGGATCCGGCAACCAGCCCGGCAGATAGCCTTTGCCATCGAGTTCCTGCGGCTCCACATCTGTATTAAAATGGGGCATGGGCACAAGCCCCACATAACGCACCTGCGGATTCAACGCAGCGGCATCCTCCACACTGCAGGAAATATGTGTCTGATCCTTCATATTGCTGCGGTAAGCTACCTGGAAGGATATCCGGCTGTTGCGTGCTGCCTGCAGCTCCAGCGCGGCAGCCGGCGGGGCCGGCGACTGCGGGAATATCCGGTTCAGCGAACTGGCTAGCCATACCTGCATACTGCTATCGGTTTCTGCGGCTTTTACATGCGTTACACAAAAGAGAATAACAAAAACGGGAAGTAGTCTTTTTTTGAATTTCATACTGCAACTTTTATTAGAGGGTTATTTTTATACGTTCGGATTCAGCGCTCCTGCTCCAGATAATACAGACTGCCGACATCCATCACCAGTTTATCTGCGCCACCGGAAGGATCGGCCACAAACGATGCCTTCACCACTGCTGTGCGGCGGGGCTGCACACTTGTAGCCGAATTATGCGTATGGAACACATAATTCATAGAACCATCCGGATCAAAAAACACATCGCCGTGCCCGCTGCCCGGCTTGCCGGTGTTCGTCATACTCAATACCGGATTTTCTGCTGCCTTGGTCCAGGGCCCGAGTGGGTGGCTGGCCGTGGCATAGCCAACCGCGTATTGCTGATTTTCGAAATGATTGGCCGAATAGATCAGATAATAGATGCCTTTATGCCGGAGCACTGTAGGCCCTTCCACCACCCGCGCCTGTATTATTTCCCAGGGCGCCGTAGCAGTAATACAAAGCGTCCGGCTTTTTTTATCAATGGCTGTAAAGTCATCATTAATAGAAGCCACATAAATCTTATTACCGTTGGTAATATCTACATGATAAAGGTACTTTTTACCATCTTCATCAAAGAAAACATACGGATCAATATTCTTCTGATCAAAAGCGATGGCTTCTTTTGCATAAAAGGGCCCTTCGGGCGAAGGAGCAGTACCAATGGCGATCTGTTCGTTCGCTACATAGGCCATATAAAATTTATTTCCTGCCTTCCAGACCTGCGGAGCCCAGAATCCCCTGGTACCAAAGGATCCCGGCGTACTTACGGCGCCCCCCCCGGAGGCGGCCGCCCCCAGCTTCCAGCGTTTCTTATCGGTAGTTACAAAAACCCGGATCCCTTTGTCGGGCACCACGCCATCTGTACCATACAGGTAGTATTTTCCCTGATCGGTAAAAATGGTCGGATCCGCCTGATAAAGGGGTTGAGTGGTTACAGAAGGTGGCGGCTTTTCTCCCTTTTCCGGTTCGGATTTACTGCAGGCGCTGCACAGGCCGGCAGCAACACCACAGAACAAAGCAAGCATTCGATGGCTCCGGATCATGCGCCGGTGCCCCTTCCCCTTATTTATTATTTCGATAAAACCGTTGTCTGCTTTTTGCATATACTCTTTCTTTTAATGATCCCGTTCTTATTCGATGTACCGGGCCGGATCAAATTTATACCGGTACAGATCCCCGTTGGCATCCAGTGCCAGGATGTCTTTATCAATAACGGTCAACCGCTCATACATATTCCACCCTGTGCCCACCAGTATCCGGTCCCCGGGAACAGCTTCCTCCGACATTTTATACAGCCACAGGTTACCGTCAAAACCCAGGGCCAGCAGATAACCCTGCCAGGCCATTACCTGCCGGTAG includes:
- a CDS encoding DUF4945 domain-containing protein; this translates as MKAFIFAGCFFLLVACNKREITDRKEGSISLPPVENLTLQKLTDSTMKLTWNIPALPESIEQPVSVFILVKEIQPSLASFSPFSTTLDNAPTTFTYEVPDKPLEDPDAKRKYHITVKIKGTTVRKDPNYSGEVYSPGQTVAFDE
- a CDS encoding SusC/RagA family TonB-linked outer membrane protein — translated: MMFKKTTAAPVSYRHLLKRLSKLFLLFFIIAAALPSLAQQRQLQGSVSDDSGEKLPGVSVAVKGHNAVTQTGADGRFQITVPDSAGTLIFTYVGKETQEYTIGTDTEITIKMATDPESLEVVVVNTGYMTQRKADLTGAVSVVGRSAIAKNPSADVLRSIQGKVPGVYIRTDGNPTDNVSVNIRGITSINGSPPLIVLDGQPVNITLRDINPADIESMQILKDASSASIYGSRAAGGVILITTRKGKKGTPTVSYESYVGFSKMTRVPKMLDAEGYGRALWQATVNDGNDPATAVRFYNYDWSYDAHGVPVLNKVIQPEWLNETKTMPSANTNWYKEGTRTGIQQNHQLTITGGGERLTSLFSLNYYNNEGTQITSFLRRLSARFNNEYELIKGRLTIGENLTITQLRMKDANANYAFLVMPPNIPVYANDGMWGGVAMKLGMDDFNNPVRELTVGKENVPNFLKVLGSVYAELKILKNLSFKTQYGLDYGMWYQRYIDPTWEEAGGKFDDISGVEQLNWQQLGQTWTNTLLYNLVLGKNKIDILGGIESYRFIREDLRGYRSDIALQTRDYAYLDAASGSRIEAGGSGDERTLLSYFGKINYDYDSRYLLSATLRRDGSSVFGPNNRYGTFPAFSGGWRLTSESFFSGIKNIFSDLKLRAGWGQNGNQAPLSAGRLVNLYKTDANITSYDISGLGSGAIPSGYRRDRIGNPDLKWETTTQTNIGIDFGFLNNRLTGSFDWFNKKSSDMLIPDPPYIAALGEGGFRSINAADMSNKGFELAIGWQDTKKDFYYNITANAAAYSNKITSLPQNVVFQYGGNGLSDNILGRPIGSIYGLVADGIFKTQEEVDNSPEQPGKGLGRIRYKDLNGDGKIDEIYDRTWIGVSDPDLMAGLNFDARYKNFDLSFFIQGVFGNDVVNDWKQLTDLWNIGVQNDRNHTARVLDAWSPGNPNSDIPALTRGNANGEGRLSTYFVESGSYVKMRTLELGYSFPQQLINKWSMSRFRIYLAAQNLFTIKKSWGDNAFTGPDPEIPNISPNPTGGRPYGGYLMPFTARFGVNVTF
- a CDS encoding glycoside hydrolase family 43 protein, with translation MQKADNGFIEIINKGKGHRRMIRSHRMLALFCGVAAGLCSACSKSEPEKGEKPPPSVTTQPLYQADPTIFTDQGKYYLYGTDGVVPDKGIRVFVTTDKKRWKLGAAASGGGAVSTPGSFGTRGFWAPQVWKAGNKFYMAYVANEQIAIGTAPSPEGPFYAKEAIAFDQKNIDPYVFFDEDGKKYLYHVDITNGNKIYVASINDDFTAIDKKSRTLCITATAPWEIIQARVVEGPTVLRHKGIYYLIYSANHFENQQYAVGYATASHPLGPWTKAAENPVLSMTNTGKPGSGHGDVFFDPDGSMNYVFHTHNSATSVQPRRTAVVKASFVADPSGGADKLVMDVGSLYYLEQER
- a CDS encoding RagB/SusD family nutrient uptake outer membrane protein, giving the protein MKQYKIYYALAVIMLTGASCKGFLDVNPKGVLSESQITTPADAEKFVIAAYAYMPTLGYGDTHNPWIQDVRSDDSYKGGGGLNDQVPWHEMEIFTLLTPNVGNNDGPWYRGYSGVSRTNIALRRLEQLDETALPTKPQRIAEMRFVRGWIYLGMKLRWKYIPWIDETTPEDAVMVEGISNRPDSMKNDLGLWDKIIEDLEYAANVLPDNQQDVGRPTKYAAHALAAKALLFRAYEQNDRHQVVNINQGTLNRALEHINVITAKDGALFDLQPDFAENYIVDYDNTTKESIWELQYSISNSGVHEWTGGMTNIGNELNAPWWAGKFPCCDFHKVTHTLINAFKTDGNGLPDFVNYNNTELKNEAYINYFKTHDFDPRLSHTASIPGYPWKYDNSILYEEGGSRSPFQYGFFNSKKEQVEPNCNCLYKPFYTYNSLNEKVIRYSEVLLWKAEILIQQGNLMGALQLINRVRERAAKSTSRLKKPDGTYWMKYHVALYQPGVNCTWNKDFAWNALMWENRLETACEGRRFFDLMRWGQLEPVMNAHFAKERGRFDWFGQAHFTAGRDEYLPIPQPQMNWSHGGYKQNPGY
- a CDS encoding DUF4091 domain-containing protein encodes the protein MKFKKRLLPVFVILFCVTHVKAAETDSSMQVWLASSLNRIFPQSPAPPAAALELQAARNSRISFQVAYRSNMKDQTHISCSVEDAAALNPQVRYVGLVPMPHFNTDVEPQELDGKGYLPGWLPDPLYPVSEAAANPYESRSFWITLTIPAALEPGLHRYRVRLKWKEGKEEKNRVLEVAVNASRLVLQPRKDFYVTHWWRGEAIALQYKTKMFDERWWQLTRACMKNLIEHGNDVAFIQNFFELRAIFKEPCQMLIVKEPYPGKYEFDWSRIKRFVDMCRELGYRKFEWAHLWLYWGVQDAMHIYKEENGQHKLLWDENLPAMSPVYIGFLEQYLPQLHAFLVKERLLEDSYFHLSDEPWSEHVDNYKKARAVLHRLAPWMKVMDALSDVRYGREHLTDIPVPIISSDEAYRKENIPHWVYFCTGPRNKWLNRLYDTPLPKLRMSGWLFYHLKAQGFLHWGYNFWYKLDKEEAGDPFTEGSAYAYPGIASGDPFAVYPGPDGPFDSIRWEVFAESLQDYAILQTAGISPDDPLLAPLRTYEDFPKSEQWIRDALEKVLSRK